The genomic segment GGCCCAAACATTTTCGCAACCAGTACGGCCAGCTGCTCGAAGACGCGCCGTACTGCGAGCGCGACATCCGGCAGCCGGAGTTCGTGGCGCCGGCGGACAAGACCGGCGAGTTTCCCATCCACATCCGTCTCCACGACGGCATCCAGGAGTACCAGTGGGGGCAGCACCCGTTCGATCTGGTGGGCTACGACGGGCACTACTACCCCTGGATATTCAATATCCGCGACTACATGCCCAAGGTGGGACGCGTGCACCTGCCACCGCCGTCGCACCTCACTTTCACGGGTCCCGGCTACGTGATGTGTTCGTTCTGCCCGCGCCCGTTCGATTTCGATGAGAACGCGGTGCCGGTGCCGTACGCGCACTCCAACGTGGATAGCGACGAGGTGCTCTACTACGTGGAGGGCAACTTCATGAGCCGCAAGGGCATCGAGGTGGGCTCGATTACGCTGCACCCGTACGGCATTCCGCACGGGCCGCAGCCGGGCCTGCTGGAGAAATCGCTGGGTGCGAAGGAAACCAAGGAGCTCGCGGTGATGGTGGACACGTTTGCGCCGCTCAAGGTGGCCAGGCTGGCCGGCACCATCGACGACCCGCAGTACCCGTACAGCTGGCAGTACTAGCCGGGCGGCGCGCATGATCCTCGACCCGGCCCAGATGTCCCGCGCGGAGTTCTACCCGTGGATGATCCGCTGCATCGTTCCGCGTCCCATAGCGTGGGTGTCGTCGATCTCGCGCGAGGGGGTTCACAACCTCGCACCCTTCTCGTTCTTCACCGGTGTTTCCACCGAGCCGCCCACGCTGTGCTTCGTCCC from the Candidatus Krumholzibacteriia bacterium genome contains:
- a CDS encoding homogentisate 1,2-dioxygenase, translated to MPVYIQRGKIPKHRHVQFRKADGTHHYEEHISRLGFSDIYSNVYHLHMPTRVAKVGKFHPVKIEALEGEHRHRHLKTFELKPEGNWLSGRRPLMFNNDIIMGTASPKKGAVDFFYKNATCDEVLFIHKGSGVLESMFGNLVFGEGDYVVVPRGVIYQVKFDTEDNRVFWVESYGPVDWPKHFRNQYGQLLEDAPYCERDIRQPEFVAPADKTGEFPIHIRLHDGIQEYQWGQHPFDLVGYDGHYYPWIFNIRDYMPKVGRVHLPPPSHLTFTGPGYVMCSFCPRPFDFDENAVPVPYAHSNVDSDEVLYYVEGNFMSRKGIEVGSITLHPYGIPHGPQPGLLEKSLGAKETKELAVMVDTFAPLKVARLAGTIDDPQYPYSWQY